A genome region from Sphingobacteriaceae bacterium GW460-11-11-14-LB5 includes the following:
- a CDS encoding transposase: MYRNEFKDIILNSFEYLSRLNKIDVFAFVIMPNHIHTIWRINELNGKETAQGSFLKYSAHEFKKLLSPNELNNYHTNSINKNYEFWQRDPLAIHLYTPEVAYQKLDYLHNNPCTEHWQLATEPEDYLYSSASFYEKNKTNYSFLRDLRLEFL; the protein is encoded by the coding sequence TTGTATAGAAATGAATTTAAGGACATCATATTGAATTCATTTGAATACCTGAGTAGATTAAATAAGATTGATGTTTTCGCATTTGTAATTATGCCTAATCATATTCACACCATATGGAGAATCAATGAATTAAATGGGAAAGAAACAGCACAAGGCTCTTTTTTAAAATACTCAGCGCATGAGTTCAAAAAACTATTAAGTCCAAATGAGCTCAATAATTATCATACAAATTCCATTAATAAAAATTATGAATTTTGGCAAAGAGATCCTTTAGCAATACATTTATATACTCCAGAAGTTGCATATCAAAAACTGGATTATTTGCATAATAACCCTTGTACGGAGCATTGGCAATTAGCAACAGAACCAGAAGATTATTTATACTCATCAGCTTCCTTTTACGAAAAGAACAAAACTAATTATTCGTTTTTAAGGGATTTAAGATTAGAATTTTTATAA